Proteins encoded within one genomic window of Spiribacter curvatus:
- a CDS encoding F0F1 ATP synthase subunit delta: MAQKTTVARPYADAAFQLAQAAGALAGWADGLAMAAAVVSDSRVATVLGHPRVDDGRKADLVLDVCGEALDGQQRNFVRLLVQRDRIGVLPEISHQYDRLRAEYEKTLNAELTTAHPIDDAVRDRLAEALSQRLARTVSLDTQLDESLIGGAVIRAGDLVIDGSVRGRLNRLTSALSR, encoded by the coding sequence ATGGCGCAGAAAACCACGGTTGCCCGTCCCTACGCCGATGCGGCGTTCCAGCTCGCGCAGGCCGCCGGGGCACTGGCAGGCTGGGCCGATGGCCTGGCGATGGCGGCGGCGGTTGTCTCTGACAGCCGTGTCGCCACGGTGCTGGGCCACCCGCGGGTCGATGACGGGCGCAAGGCGGATCTGGTACTGGATGTCTGTGGCGAGGCACTGGACGGCCAGCAGCGCAACTTCGTGCGACTGCTGGTCCAGCGCGACCGGATCGGCGTGCTGCCCGAGATCAGCCATCAGTACGATCGCCTGCGGGCCGAGTACGAGAAGACACTGAACGCCGAGCTCACTACCGCTCATCCGATTGACGACGCGGTCCGTGACCGACTGGCCGAGGCGCTTTCCCAACGGCTGGCACGGACGGTGAGTCTGGATACGCAGCTCGACGAATCGCTCATCGGCGGTGCGGTCATCCGTGCCGGCGACCTGGTTATCGATGGCTCGGTGCGCGGTCGGCTCAACCGGCTCACCAGCGCCCTCAGTCGCTAA